The Sorangiineae bacterium MSr11367 genome window below encodes:
- a CDS encoding LytTR family DNA-binding domain-containing protein: MTSRPLGALVLEDEWPARNYLVELLEQSGRARVVAAVPSTTLATAALLGAPEPVDVAFVDVHLAGELEPEAAGLTWIEVFARVPGAPRVVLTTASREHALRAYELGVSDYLLKPFTASRVAESLERVSATLNSERSERLSPAPVNASTSSEPRRIVARRGKSLVFVDLRDAWAFEAEGRLCFVHAPVGRLDVDLSLAAIEAVLRESYLRVHRNWLVMSPHVRSIERESGETTLIVGNDQRSVRVPVARDRVATIRDALLATAVVGLRREH; encoded by the coding sequence ATGACATCGAGGCCGTTGGGCGCCCTGGTGCTCGAAGACGAATGGCCCGCGCGCAACTACCTGGTCGAGCTCCTCGAACAGTCGGGTCGCGCGCGCGTGGTGGCGGCCGTCCCCTCGACCACACTGGCCACGGCCGCCTTGTTGGGCGCGCCCGAGCCCGTCGATGTGGCGTTCGTCGACGTGCACCTCGCGGGCGAGCTCGAGCCCGAGGCCGCGGGCCTCACCTGGATCGAAGTGTTTGCGCGCGTTCCCGGCGCCCCGCGCGTGGTGTTGACCACCGCGTCGCGCGAACATGCCCTGCGCGCGTACGAGCTCGGCGTATCGGACTATCTGCTCAAGCCCTTCACGGCCTCGCGCGTGGCGGAAAGCCTGGAGCGGGTTTCGGCGACGTTGAACAGCGAGCGCAGCGAGCGCCTCTCCCCTGCCCCTGTCAACGCATCGACATCCTCGGAACCTCGCCGCATCGTGGCGCGCCGTGGAAAGAGCCTGGTCTTCGTCGATCTGCGGGATGCCTGGGCCTTCGAGGCGGAGGGCCGATTGTGCTTCGTGCATGCTCCGGTGGGGCGCCTCGACGTCGATTTGTCGCTGGCCGCCATCGAAGCCGTCTTGCGTGAGAGCTACTTGCGCGTCCATCGCAATTGGCTCGTGATGAGTCCCCACGTCCGCAGCATCGAGCGCGAATCGGGTGAAACGACCTTGATCGTCGGCAACGACCAGCGCAGCGTCCGCGTCCCGGTCGCGCGCGATCGCGTGGCGACCATCCGCGATGCCCTATTGGCGACGGCGGTCGTGGGCCTGCGAAGGGAGCATTGA